The proteins below are encoded in one region of Desulfovibrio desulfuricans:
- the gcvPB gene encoding aminomethyl-transferring glycine dehydrogenase subunit GcvPB: MKTIFAKSVSGRTAYCLNSSAPKAEAMLPADLLRKKAPRLPECSELDVVRHFTQLSQLNYSVDANFYPLGSCTMKYNPKFMEYVAALPGFTHLHPMMAQLEGGADCAQGALQCLYEAENLLCELTGMKAFTFQPMAGANGEFTGVKLIAAYHKAKGRNRKKMLIPDAAHGTNPASAALAGFDTINIESRDGMVDPEAIVAAIAEHGEDVAGLMMTCPNTLGLMEVHLPRIVAELRKVDALLYYDGANMNAIMGKMRMGDVGFDVVHLNVHKTLATPHGGGGPGAGPVGVSDKLLPFMPAPRVAKHPDGRFFLDYNLPQTIGPIGPFYGSFGVVIKALAYMLRLGGEGLTRASEYAVLNANYLKKKLEDVLEIPFKDRFCAHEFVASAPQGLRALDIAKALLQRGIHAPTIYFPLIVHECLMAEPTETESKETLDGYVEALKEIIRTGKADPQSLQELPTNLPVRRLDETAAARQMVLTEDMG, translated from the coding sequence TTTTCGCCAAATCCGTTTCCGGGCGCACCGCCTACTGCCTGAACAGCTCTGCCCCCAAGGCTGAGGCCATGTTGCCCGCAGACCTGCTGCGCAAAAAAGCTCCCCGTCTGCCCGAATGCTCGGAACTGGACGTGGTGCGCCACTTCACCCAGCTTTCACAGCTCAACTACAGCGTGGATGCCAATTTTTACCCCCTTGGCTCCTGCACCATGAAGTACAATCCCAAGTTCATGGAATACGTGGCAGCACTGCCGGGCTTTACCCATCTGCACCCCATGATGGCCCAGCTTGAGGGCGGCGCCGACTGCGCCCAGGGCGCGCTGCAATGCCTGTATGAAGCCGAAAACCTGCTCTGCGAGCTCACGGGCATGAAGGCCTTTACCTTCCAGCCCATGGCCGGGGCCAACGGCGAATTCACCGGCGTCAAGCTCATTGCCGCCTACCACAAGGCCAAGGGACGCAACCGCAAAAAAATGCTTATCCCCGATGCGGCCCACGGCACCAACCCTGCCTCCGCCGCCCTTGCCGGATTTGACACCATCAACATTGAATCGCGCGACGGCATGGTGGATCCCGAAGCCATTGTGGCTGCCATTGCCGAACACGGCGAAGATGTGGCAGGCCTCATGATGACCTGCCCCAACACCCTCGGCCTCATGGAAGTGCACTTGCCCCGCATCGTCGCCGAACTGCGCAAGGTCGATGCCCTGCTGTACTATGACGGCGCAAACATGAACGCCATCATGGGCAAGATGCGCATGGGCGACGTGGGCTTTGACGTGGTGCACCTCAACGTGCACAAAACCCTGGCCACCCCGCACGGCGGCGGCGGCCCCGGCGCTGGCCCCGTGGGCGTGAGCGACAAGCTTCTGCCCTTTATGCCCGCCCCGCGCGTGGCAAAGCACCCTGACGGGCGCTTCTTCCTCGATTACAACCTGCCGCAGACCATCGGCCCCATCGGCCCCTTCTACGGCAGCTTTGGCGTGGTCATCAAAGCCCTGGCCTACATGCTGCGCCTCGGCGGCGAAGGACTCACCCGCGCCTCTGAATACGCAGTGCTCAACGCCAACTACCTCAAGAAAAAGCTTGAGGACGTGCTGGAGATTCCCTTCAAGGATCGTTTCTGCGCGCACGAATTCGTGGCCTCCGCACCGCAGGGCCTGCGCGCTCTGGATATCGCCAAGGCCTTGCTGCAACGTGGCATTCATGCGCCCACCATCTACTTCCCGCTCATCGTGCACGAGTGCCTCATGGCCGAACCCACGGAAACGGAAAGCAAGGAAACTCTGGACGGTTACGTCGAAGCCCTGAAGGAGATCATTCGCACGGGCAAGGCTGATCCGCAGTCTCTTCAGGAACTGCCCACCAACCTGCCCGTGCGCCGTCTGGATGAAACCGCCGCCGCGCGTCAGATGGTGCTGACGGAAGATATGGGGTAG